The Ruminococcus bovis genome includes a region encoding these proteins:
- a CDS encoding cation-translocating P-type ATPase: MKNLYQMPSEEVLKQYGTSKDGLTDKTAKEKLEKDGENALAEGKKKSAFSVFISQFADLLVIILIIAAIISIFSGNLEGTVVIFAVIILNAILGTVQHIKAEKTLDSLKSLSSPSAKVIRNGEKIEIDSKKVVKGDIVILEAGDLIVADGRIINNYSLQVNESSLTGESTNVDKNDGIIDKEVPLADRTNMVYSGSLVTYGRAMVCVTATGMETEIGKIATLMNSAKEKKTPLQVSLDKFSAKLAIIIMIISAIVFVLNLIQAPVINKDTILESLMFVVALAVAAIPEALGSIVTIVQAMGTQKMAKENAVIKDLKAVESLGCVSVICSDKTGTLTQNKMTVQKIYINHESIFEEQLDLDVESHRHLVYDMVLNNDSSIVDGKGIGDPTEYALLETFRKIGYDENDIRKSLERIEEVPFDSDRKMMSTKYKMHGVNHILTKGALDVILDRCISIATKDGVRPITKEDKEKILLQNKKYSEEGLRVLTFAYKESDEQLSVDTEYDYIFLGLVSMIDPPREESKQAVADAISAGIKPIMITGDHKVTATAIARQIGIFQDGDIAVTGMELDSMSDAELDKTIERISVYARVSPENKIRIVEAWQKKGNIVSMTGDGVNDAPALKKADIGVAMGITGTEVSKDASSMILQDDNFATIIKAVANGRNVFRNIKNSILFLLSGNMAGIFAVLYTSFFALPVPFQAVHLLFINLLTDSLPAIAIGMEMPDKDILRQKPRDPKTGILTKDFTTLMFLQGALIGAVTIIAFYIGLQVNSAVASTMAFATLTLARLFHGFNCRGRESIFELGLFSNIYSVGAFVVGVLLLAFVLFVPFMQPLFSVEVLTGAQVGFIGLLAFIPTVIIQIAKVIYSQIKKAK; the protein is encoded by the coding sequence ATGAAAAACTTGTATCAAATGCCTAGTGAAGAAGTGCTAAAGCAGTATGGTACTTCAAAAGATGGTCTTACGGACAAAACGGCAAAAGAAAAACTGGAGAAAGATGGGGAAAATGCTTTGGCTGAGGGCAAGAAAAAATCAGCCTTTAGTGTGTTTATTTCTCAGTTTGCAGATTTGTTAGTTATTATTCTGATTATTGCTGCTATTATTTCAATTTTTTCCGGAAACCTAGAGGGTACTGTTGTAATTTTTGCAGTTATTATTCTTAATGCAATTTTAGGTACAGTGCAACATATTAAAGCAGAAAAAACTCTCGATAGCTTAAAATCACTTTCATCACCTAGTGCTAAGGTTATTCGTAACGGTGAGAAAATTGAAATTGACTCAAAGAAGGTTGTTAAAGGTGACATTGTTATTCTTGAGGCAGGTGACTTGATTGTTGCTGACGGTAGAATAATCAATAACTATTCCTTACAGGTTAACGAAAGTTCCCTTACAGGTGAGTCAACTAATGTTGATAAAAATGACGGTATAATTGATAAGGAAGTTCCTTTAGCTGACAGAACAAATATGGTTTATTCAGGTAGCTTAGTAACTTACGGTAGAGCAATGGTGTGTGTTACTGCTACAGGTATGGAAACCGAAATCGGCAAAATCGCAACCTTAATGAATAGTGCTAAAGAGAAGAAAACACCTTTACAGGTTAGCCTAGATAAATTTTCTGCAAAACTTGCAATAATCATTATGATTATTTCTGCTATTGTTTTTGTGCTAAACCTTATTCAAGCACCGGTTATTAACAAAGATACTATCCTTGAGTCATTGATGTTTGTTGTAGCACTTGCAGTAGCTGCTATTCCTGAGGCTTTAGGTTCTATTGTTACTATTGTTCAGGCAATGGGTACTCAGAAAATGGCTAAGGAAAATGCAGTTATTAAGGATTTAAAAGCAGTAGAAAGTTTAGGTTGTGTATCTGTTATTTGTTCTGACAAAACAGGAACATTGACACAGAACAAAATGACTGTACAGAAAATCTATATTAATCACGAAAGTATCTTTGAAGAACAACTTGACCTTGATGTGGAAAGTCACAGACATTTAGTTTATGATATGGTGCTTAACAATGATTCAAGTATTGTTGACGGTAAGGGTATCGGTGACCCTACAGAATATGCTTTGCTGGAAACATTCCGTAAAATCGGTTATGACGAAAATGATATTAGAAAGTCTCTTGAAAGAATAGAGGAAGTACCTTTCGACTCAGACAGAAAAATGATGAGTACTAAGTACAAAATGCATGGTGTTAACCATATTTTAACTAAGGGTGCTTTGGATGTAATACTTGATAGATGTATCAGTATTGCTACTAAAGACGGTGTAAGACCTATTACAAAAGAAGATAAAGAAAAAATCTTATTACAGAACAAAAAGTATTCTGAAGAAGGTTTGAGAGTTCTGACCTTTGCTTATAAAGAGTCTGATGAACAGTTAAGTGTTGATACTGAGTATGACTATATTTTCTTAGGCTTGGTTTCTATGATTGACCCACCACGAGAAGAGTCAAAACAAGCAGTAGCAGATGCTATAAGTGCCGGTATTAAACCAATTATGATTACAGGTGACCACAAGGTTACTGCCACTGCAATTGCAAGGCAAATCGGAATTTTCCAAGATGGTGACATTGCAGTTACCGGTATGGAGCTTGACTCTATGAGTGATGCTGAGCTTGACAAGACTATTGAGAGAATTTCTGTTTATGCAAGAGTTTCTCCTGAAAACAAAATCAGAATTGTTGAGGCTTGGCAGAAGAAAGGAAATATTGTTTCTATGACAGGTGATGGTGTTAATGATGCACCGGCACTAAAGAAAGCTGACATTGGTGTTGCAATGGGTATTACCGGTACAGAAGTTTCTAAGGATGCATCATCAATGATTCTTCAGGATGATAACTTTGCAACAATTATTAAAGCAGTTGCAAATGGCAGAAATGTTTTTAGAAATATTAAGAACTCAATTCTGTTCCTACTTTCAGGTAATATGGCAGGTATCTTTGCAGTGCTATATACTTCTTTCTTTGCTTTGCCTGTACCTTTCCAAGCAGTACATTTACTATTCATCAATTTGCTTACCGACTCACTTCCGGCAATTGCAATCGGTATGGAAATGCCGGATAAAGACATTCTAAGGCAAAAACCGAGAGACCCAAAAACAGGAATACTGACAAAGGACTTTACAACTTTAATGTTCCTACAAGGTGCATTAATCGGTGCAGTTACAATTATTGCTTTCTATATTGGACTACAGGTTAATTCGGCAGTTGCAAGTACAATGGCTTTTGCTACCCTTACACTTGCAAGACTTTTCCATGGCTTTAACTGTAGAGGCAGAGAGTCAATCTTTGAACTTGGTTTGTTCTCAAATATCTATAGTGTAGGTGCATTTGTAGTTGGTGTATTGTTACTTGCATTTGTACTGTTTGTACCATTTATGCAACCGTTGTTTAGTGTTGAAGTTTTGACAGGTGCTCAGGTAGGCTTTATCGGTTTACTGGCATTTATTCCTACTGTAATTATTCAGATTGCAAAGGTGATTTATAGCCAAATCAAAAAGGCTAAATAA
- the ruvX gene encoding Holliday junction resolvase RuvX: MIIMAVDLGKARTGIAICDKLEMLSSPLTQISEYNRERLLEKISNLAKEKKAELIVVGLPKNMDGSEGDSAKGAREFAEKLAEMSGINVDMQDERGTTITAHNYLNFTDTRGKKRKNVVDTVAATIILEDYLNKRKNKGLFI; encoded by the coding sequence ATGATTATTATGGCTGTGGACTTGGGCAAAGCAAGAACAGGTATTGCAATTTGTGACAAACTGGAAATGCTAAGTTCACCACTAACCCAAATTAGTGAATATAATAGGGAGAGACTCCTTGAGAAAATTTCTAACCTAGCTAAGGAAAAGAAAGCAGAACTTATTGTTGTTGGTCTTCCTAAGAATATGGATGGCAGTGAGGGTGACTCTGCAAAAGGTGCAAGAGAATTTGCAGAAAAACTTGCTGAAATGTCCGGTATTAATGTTGATATGCAGGACGAAAGAGGTACAACAATAACTGCCCATAATTACCTTAACTTTACCGATACAAGAGGTAAGAAAAGAAAGAATGTGGTGGATACAGTTGCTGCCACAATTATCCTTGAGGATTATTTAAATAAAAGAAAAAATAAAGGCTTATTCATTTGA
- a CDS encoding DUF421 domain-containing protein has translation MVIIKTLVLTFTSIIVLFILAKLMGNKQISQLSTFDYINGITIGSIAAELSTEEWDNVLEPLTAMIIYGLVAVAISYISLTTMPLRRFFSGKTTIIFKNGKFYKKNLLKCKLDIGEFLTEVRAQGYFSIKDIECAYLESNGMVSVLPKSEKAPLTPYDMGMKPKKAEAEPILIMDGKILYKNLKQCGKDEQWLNEKVKESGAVISDVFIAQADGENNLSVYVKTDESVTNDIFQ, from the coding sequence ATGGTTATAATAAAAACTTTAGTATTAACATTTACTTCAATAATTGTACTTTTTATTTTGGCAAAGCTAATGGGAAATAAACAGATTTCTCAGTTATCTACCTTTGACTATATTAACGGTATTACAATCGGTTCTATTGCAGCAGAGCTTTCAACAGAAGAATGGGATAATGTGCTGGAACCTTTAACTGCTATGATAATTTATGGTTTGGTGGCAGTTGCTATTTCCTATATTTCATTAACTACAATGCCACTAAGGAGATTTTTTTCAGGTAAGACAACTATCATTTTTAAGAATGGAAAGTTCTACAAGAAAAATCTTTTAAAGTGTAAGCTGGATATTGGTGAGTTTTTGACAGAGGTTAGAGCACAGGGTTACTTTTCTATTAAGGATATTGAGTGTGCTTATCTGGAAAGTAACGGTATGGTTAGTGTACTTCCAAAAAGTGAGAAAGCACCTTTGACACCATATGATATGGGTATGAAACCTAAGAAAGCAGAGGCTGAACCTATATTGATTATGGACGGTAAAATCCTTTACAAAAACCTAAAGCAATGTGGCAAAGATGAACAGTGGCTAAATGAAAAGGTAAAGGAAAGCGGTGCAGTAATTTCTGATGTTTTTATTGCACAAGCAGATGGTGAAAACAACCTTTCTGTGTATGTAAAAACCGATGAAAGTGTTACTAATGATATTTTTCAGTAA